Below is a window of Sulfurisphaera ohwakuensis DNA.
TTAACATCACCTGCATCGCACGCATTTAGCATGTCAAAAGGATAGACATCAAGGAACTGATTATAAGGTCTTAAAAGTCTTGATCCCTGCCTAATGCCCATTGGTCCAAATCTAGCTCCTGGCCTATATGTCGTAGCATCATCGAATGGTATACCCAAGAAGACAGCTTTTACTTCCTCTCCTTGAGAACAAAGAGGAAGTCTTCCATACGTAGAAACTTGAGTAAAACGAGGCGATTTAAGAGCATCTATTTGTCTCATGTATCTTATATAACCAATATAACCTAATAAAATTATGGAAGACATACAAAAAAGAAAGATTTAATAAAGTAAATTTAACTGAAAGATTCATCATCGAAAGTTTTAATATAGATTACTGCATCTAAGTATTAAAAATTTTTACGCTGAAAAAATCTATGTCGAACTATAAATTAATCTATGTTAAGGAATATATAACTCTTATATAAATACAATAACACTAACTTAATAGTGATATTTCCTCTTCTGTTGAAGTTTATAGGACAAGACACTCGTCTTAAGATCTTTTATTTACCTAAACAGACTGTTGTACTTTAAGTTATGAGAGAATATACCCTAGACCCCAAATTCATTTTACAAAAATAATTTCAAAGAGTAATTATCTATTATCTTGAAAATTTTGTAATAAAAAGTTAAGGTGGACGGAGTGGTATTACCTTAGGGGAACTAACTTGATAATACCAGACTCCGTCCACCCAAAGACACTTGCACAAATCAAGGAAAAATTATTTTCCATCATAAAGGGAAGAAAGGCAGAAGAAGCCAAGAAAACACTTGTAACAGCAGCACTAGCAAAAGATTCCGTAGAAAACAAGGCAAAAGAATTTGGCATCTCACCACAAACAGTAAGAAACTACGTGGAAGAACAACCACAAGTAATAGAACAAATACTAAACATGATCAAAACAACCTCCATCAAGGAACTAGGTGAAAGAAAACGTGTAAAAATATCAATAGACTAACGTCAGTAAAATACAAGGGAAAACCAGTAGAAGGACTAAGCGGCTCAGAAAAAGATTACGCATAGAATTACACAACAGCAACAACAAGAGTAAAGGGAAAAACACTAATACTAACACGCATAGAATGACTAGGCTAGAGATAGTTGAAAACCCAATACAACAAATACCAGCATTAGGCCTAGAAATAGAACTAGTAACACTAGATGCCGGATTCTATTCAGTAGACGTGATCAACTACTTATCAAGGTTTAACTTCATCATTGGAGTAGCCATGGAAAAGGTTGGAATACATAGAAATTTTGACGGGGATTATACTGCAAAGTCAAATGCTAAGAAGGCAACCTTTAGGCTAATAATACATCACGGTAGGGAAAAGGAGTACTTGGCAAAGGGGACAAACCTAGACGTAAATAGGAGTATTATTGTAAAATGGTATAACAAGGTTAGAACACCAATAGAAACATCATACAAGTTAATCAAATCTTTCCTAATCTTTACCTCATCAAGGAGTTGGCTATTCCGATTATTCATCTTCCTCCTAGCAATGTTAATCTATACACTATACTTGCTCCTCAAGGGGACAACGAGCAAGGAAGACTTCCGCTTACTCCTAACCATCTTGCTCTTGCAAGATAATATTACTATTTTGCAAGAATATTTAGTTAAATTATTTTATCTATTTTTTAACTCTCTTGAATTATTTTCGGGGTGATGAAATTGGGGTCTAGGGAAGGATTTTCCTATAAATGCTATTCAGAATTTCTCTCATATTCAATTATATGTACACATATTATATGTTTCTTTAAAAATTCTCTATGCATTTCTTGGTTCCTCCTTCACTGCTTCCTCAAATTTTTCTAATCCTCTATCCAATAATTGCTTAGGAATTGTTAGCGGTGCCATAAATCTTAGCACATTGTCGTAAATTCCAGCTTTATACATAATCACTCCTTTCTCCAAAAGTGTCTCTATATAAGGCTTGACATTAATTGGATCTTTGCGTTCGTTTGAAAATTCTACTCCTATCATAAAACCTAATCCTCTAACATCGTACTTTCCTTTATAGTAATTCTCCATAATCTCATCAAACCTCTTTTTAGCATATTCACCTAAAGAGACAACTCTATCCAAAATGTTAGAATTCATTAAGTAGTTTAATGTAGCGTTTCCCACAGCTATTCCTAAAGGATTACCTCTATACGTGCCTAAATGAAAGGCTTGAGGTAATTTATCAAGATCTTTATTATATGCAACTAATGATATAGGAATTCCCTCACCAATAGCTTTAGCTATCGTAACTATGTCTGGCTTTATTCCTTCCCACTCATAAGCCCAAATTTTCCCAGTCCTTCCAACCCCAGTTTGTACTTCATCAACTATTAGAGGAATATTGTATTCCGTAGTTATTTCTCTTAATCCCTTCAAAAATCCCTTGGGAGGGACTATATATCCACCCTCCCCAGCTATCGGCTCAACTATTAATCCAGCTACATCATTAATTTTTATTTCATGTTCTACTAGAGAAAGAACTTCATTTAGACAATCTCTAAATGGACATCTATATTCGTAAGGATATGGTAGTCTTATTACATTATTATCATAATATGGTTGGAACTTTCTATGGTTAGTTGAATTACTTAATCCCACAGTTCCCGCTGTAACTCCGTGATATGCTTCATTAAATGCTATAATGTATCTTTTCCCAGTGTTCCATCTAGCTATTTTTACCGCAGCTTCTACGGCATCTGCACCCGTTGTTGTAAACAAAAATTTCGCATCGAAGTTAAGTGTTTTTCTTAGAGTTTTCATGAATTCTATTCTTATTTCAGTTGGAATTTCCAAATAATGCCAGATTTTATCCAATTGAGTTTCTATTGCTTTTCTTATTATTGGATTATTATGCCCTAAATTAACTACAGCAATTCCAGCAAACCAATCTATGTATATGTTATCGTCTACATCAATTATTGTAGATCCCTTGGCCTCTTTTACTGCTATCCTAAAGTATTTAGGATAATTTAGGGCAGACGTTTCTAATTCTTCTTGTTGTTTTAAAATTTCTAACGATTTAGGTCCAGGCGGTTTGACTACTATTCTTGGAGCATCTAAGATACTGTTATCTAAATTTTCCGTCATAAGTACCTATATGTTTGAACAATATAAAAGAATTACAAAGTTGTATTTGTATAATATTCAATTAACCTTCAAACTATGAACACGGCCTCTCCTAACTGGCCATTTAGGTCTTTACTACGGACTGCAATTTTGCTTACTAGATTAACATAATTCAATACACAAATGATACAGCATACTTGAATTATTCTATGTAGTTTA
It encodes the following:
- a CDS encoding aspartate aminotransferase family protein, with the protein product MTENLDNSILDAPRIVVKPPGPKSLEILKQQEELETSALNYPKYFRIAVKEAKGSTIIDVDDNIYIDWFAGIAVVNLGHNNPIIRKAIETQLDKIWHYLEIPTEIRIEFMKTLRKTLNFDAKFLFTTTGADAVEAAVKIARWNTGKRYIIAFNEAYHGVTAGTVGLSNSTNHRKFQPYYDNNVIRLPYPYEYRCPFRDCLNEVLSLVEHEIKINDVAGLIVEPIAGEGGYIVPPKGFLKGLREITTEYNIPLIVDEVQTGVGRTGKIWAYEWEGIKPDIVTIAKAIGEGIPISLVAYNKDLDKLPQAFHLGTYRGNPLGIAVGNATLNYLMNSNILDRVVSLGEYAKKRFDEIMENYYKGKYDVRGLGFMIGVEFSNERKDPINVKPYIETLLEKGVIMYKAGIYDNVLRFMAPLTIPKQLLDRGLEKFEEAVKEEPRNA
- a CDS encoding DUF4322 domain-containing protein, which gives rise to MIIPDSVHPKTLAQIKEKLFSIIKGRKAEEAKKTLVTAALAKDSVENKAKEFGISPQTVRNYVEEQPQVIEQILNMIKTTSIKELGERKRVKISID